CGCATCCCGCGGCGGCGTTGATGGTTGGCCGGATCGAGCACGAAGCCGAGCGGCACTTCAAACACATCCGCGACCTCGAAGGGCTGCGGCCGAAAGCCCTCGGGCGGCCGCACCCAGCCGACCACGGGCTGGATCCGGAAGCCGGTCACCGTGTCGTAGGGCGGCAGGAAGCCCAGGATCTCGACCCGGTCGGGCGGCAGGCCGACCTCCTCCTCCGCCTCGCGCAAGGCCGTGTCGACCGGCCCTTTGTCCTCCGGCTCGACCCGGCCGCCGGGAAAGGCGACCTGGCCGGCATGATCGCGCAGATGCGCGGTGCGCTGGGTCAGGAGCACGGTGGTGACGTCCGGCGCCGGATGGTCGATCAGCCCGAGCAGGACCGCCGCCGGCGTGCGGGTCCGGCCGGGCTCGCGATCGAGGAGGGCGGCGCCCTCGTCGCCGTTCAGCCAGCCGCCGGGCGGGCCCGCCCGGGTCTGGCCGTCGAGCGCCCGCTGGATGCGCGCCCGCATCGACTCGTGCCGTCCGGCCGGGGGGACGCTCACGCGCGCTGGCTTTCGTCAGGTCCGTCCTCCAGCGGGAAGAACACGCCGCGGCTCCATACACCCAGGACATCCGGCCGCGGGCCGGGCAGGGCCAACTCGACCAGATGATAGAACGGCGCGCGCTCGAGACGCCCCTCCAACCCGGCGCGCACCATGACATAGGGAATCGACAGATCGGCGTCGGCCCGGTCCAGGCGCAGGCCGTGCTCCGGGCCGAGCGCCACCCAGTCGTCGAGATTGGTGCGCATGTCGATCGCTTGGGCGGGGCCTTCGCCCTCGTGCCGGATCTCGACGATCGTGAACGGCGCGTCCTCGACCGGCACGCGACCGCGCTCGACCGGCGTGACCATCCAGTACGAGCCGTCGCCCTCGCGGCGCAGGACCGAGGCGAACAGGCGGACCAGCTCCATACGGCGGATCGGCGAGCCCCGATAGGTCCAGGTGCCGTCGCGCAGGATCGCCAGGCCGAGATCGCCGCAGTCGCCCGCCTCGGCGCGAGGCAGCTGCGCCGGCCCGCGCGCGGCCGGGGCTTGCGCGGCCGGAGCTTGCGCGGCCGGAGCTTGCGCGGATTGTCGCCCCCGAAGTCCTTGATCCCGTTCCGCCTCGTTCGTCATAGTCCCTGGCCAGGTATTCGCATGGCGGACGCGCGCCGTCCCACCTTGATAGAGGCGTCGCCTCGCTAGGGGAATGTAGTGGCCGAAAGCCGAGACTTCGATTCCTTGTCCGCGGATCAGATCGTCACGCAGGTCGAGCAGGTCGTGGAGCGCCTGGGCCGGGCGCGAGACGAGATCCGCCGGATCATCTTCGGCCAGGAACGCGTCATCGACGAGGCCCTGATCACCCTCCTGGCCGGCGGCCATGTCCTCCTGGTCGGCGTGCCCGGCCTCGCAAAGACGCGCCTGGTCGAGACGCTGGGCATCGTGCTCGGCCTCAGCCAGAAGCGGGTCCAGTTCACGCCCGACCTCATGCCGGCCGACATCCTGGGCTCGGAGGTCCTCGAGGAGACCGCCGAGGGCCGGCGCGCCTTCCGCTTCCTGCCCGGCCCCGTCTTCTGCCAGCTTCTGATGGCCGACGAGATCAACCGCGCCAGCCCGCGCACCCAGGCGGCGCTGCTCCAGGCCATGCAGGAGCGCCATGTGACCGTCGCCGGCCAGGACCACCGCCTGCCCGCGCCGTTCCATGTCCTCGCGACCCAGAACCCGATCGAGCAGGAGGGCACCTACCCCTTGCCCGAGGCGCAGCTCGACCGCTTCCTGCTCCAGGTCAACATCGACTACCCCGCGATCGAGGCCGAACGGCGCATCGTGGTCGAGACGACCGGCAGCACGGTCGCCCGGCCCGTGCCGGTGCTCAGCCCGGACGAGCTGACCGGCGCGCAGGAGCTGGCGCGGCGCGTGCCGGTCGGCGACCAGGTCATCGACGCCATCGTGCGCATCGTACGGGCCGGCCGGCCCGAGGACAGCGAGCTCGCCGACCTGCGCGGCCAGATCGCCTGGGGACCGGGGCCGCGCGCCAGCCAGGCGCTGATGACCGCGTCGCGGGTGCGCTGCCTGCTGGACGGACGGCTCAGCCCGTCGGTCGACGACGTCGTGGCGCTGGCGCGCCCGGTCCTGCGCCATCGCATGGCGCTGACCTACGCCGCTCGAGCCGAAGGCATGACGCTGGACCACGTCATCGACCGGCTCTGCGGGCTGGTCGCCTAGATGGCGCGTGCCGCCGGCGGCATCGCCTCCGTGCGCCAGCGGGCCGAGCCGCTGGCCGAGCGCCTGCCGCCGCTCCTGGTCGCCGCCGAGCAGGTCGCCGCGACCGTGGCGCAGGGCGTGCACGGTCGGCGACGGGTCGGCGTCGGCGAGACCTTCTGGCAGTACCGGCCCTACCGGCCGGGCGACAGCCGGACCGCGATCGACTGGCGCCAGTCGGCGCGCTCGGACCACGTCTATGTCCGCGAGCTGGAGTGGGAAGCGGCCGAGAGCGTGTGGCTGTGGGCCGACGGCTCGGCCAACATGGCCTACAGTTCGGACCGGGATCTCGCCGAGAAGGGCGACCGCGCCCTGCTCATCCTGTTCGCGCTGGCCGCCTTGCTGGTCCGCGCCGGCGAGCGGGTCGCGCTTCTGGGCGACCACCGGCGGCCGTCGTCCGGACGGGCCGCGCTCACCCAGCTCGGCAACGCCGTGCTCGAGGCGGGCAAGGGCGACGGCCTGCCGCCCGCGCCGCCCTTGCCGCGCCATTGCCGGCTCGTGCTGATCTCCGACTTCCTGCGCCCGAGCGAGGCGCTGGCCGAGCGGATCAAGAGCCACGTCGCGGCCGGCGTGCGCGGCCACCTGCTCCAGGTGCTCGATCCCGCCGAGGAGACCCTGCCCTTCCAGGGCCGGGTCCGCTTCGAGGCGGTCGAAGGCGCGGGCGAACTCCTGATCGGGCGGGTCGAAGGCGTGCGCGAGGCCTATGTCCGGCGCCTCGCGGCGCATCGCGCCGCCCTGCGCGACCTCGCGCGCCAGGTCGGCTGGACCTTCGCCACGCACCACACCGACCGGCCGCCGGAGACCGCGCTCCTGGCGCTCTACACCGCGCTCGCCATCAAGGGTACGAGGTTGGGATTTGCTTAGCCTTGGCGTGATCGGCTTCACCCAGGCGTGGCTCCTCGCGGGCCTCGCCCTGCTGCCGGCCATCTGGTGGCTGCTGCGCACGACGCCGCCCGCGCCGCGCCGCCTGCGCTTTCCGGCCCTGCTGCTCCTTCTCGGCCTGGGCAGCCGGGAGGAGACGCCGGCGCGCACGCCTTTATGGCTGCTGGTCATGCGCATGGTCCTGGCCGCGCTGCTCATCCTGGCGCTGGCCGGGCCGGTGCTCAACCCGGAGCCGCGGACCGACGGCAGCGGGCCGCTGGTCCTGGCGGTCGACGACGGCTGGGCGGCCGCGGCCGACTGGCCGGCCCGGCAGGAGATCATGCAGCGCCAGGCCGAGCAGGCGGCGCGCGACGGGCGCGAGGTCGTCCTGCTCGCGACCGCGCCCGACCCGGCGCGGCCGATGGCGGAGCGCATGACCGCGGCCGACGCCCTGGCCCGCCTGCCGGACTGGCGTCCGCGGCCCTGGCCGGTCGACCGGGCGGCGGCGGCCGATGCCGTGAACGGGCTCGGGCTGGCCGGCGCGGACGCCGTCTGGCTGAGCGACGGCGTGGCCGATTCGGCGGAGGCGCAGGACGCAGCCGGACGTCTGGCCGATGCGCTGCGGGGCCTGGGCGGCGAATGGCGGGTGTTCGCTCCCGATGCCGGCCGTCAGGCCCTCCTGCTCAGCCCGCCCGAGCCGTCGGCCGAGATCCTCGCCACGCGCCTGACCCGCCCCCAGGGCGGGCCGGCCGCGACCTTCACCGTCCGCGCGCTCGGCCCGGAGGGCGAGGTCCTCCGGCGTCAGGCCGCCACGTTCGCGGACGGGGCGACGACGGCCGAGGTCCGCTTCGATCTGCCCTTGCAGCTGCGCAACCGCATCGCACGGCTGGACGTCGAGCCGTCGCGCGGCGTGGGCGGCGTCGTCCTGTTCGACGAGACCTGGCGGCGGCGCGTGGTCGGCCTGCTGGGCGCGCCGGGCGGGGCCCAGCCGCTCCTGTCCGAGCTCTACTATGTCGACCGCGCGCTGCAGCCCTTCGTCGAGATCCGCACCGGCGACGTGCGCGCCCTGCTCGACGGCGAGATCTCGATGGCGGTCATGCCGGACAACGCCGGCCTCGATGCGGAGGAGCGGGCCGTGCTGGCGGACTGGATCGAAGGCGGCGGGGTCCTGGTCCGCTTCGCCGGACCGCGCCTCGCCGCCGGCGAGGCCGACGACGACCTGCTGCCCGTGCCGTTGCGCCTGGGCGAGCGCAATCTCGGCGGCGTCCTGTCCTGGGCCCAGCCCCTGCCGCTCGGCCGCTTCGAGGACGGCCACCCGCTTGCCGGCCTGGCCGTGCCGGACGACGTCACGGTGCGCCAGCAGGTCCTGGCCCAGCCGGGGCCTGAGGTCATCGAGCACAGCTGGGCCGAGCTGTCGGACGGCACGCCGCTGATCACGGGCGCGCGCCGCGGCGACGGCTGGACGGTTCTGGTGCACACCACCGCGAACGCCGCCTGGTCGAACCTCGCGCTGTCCGGCACCTTCGTCGACATGCTCCGCCGCATGGTCGAGCTCGGCCAGGGCGTCGCCGGCGGGCTGCAGGGCACGCTGACCCCGATCGCGGCCCTCGACGCCGACGGCCGCCTGGGCGATCCTTCCGGCTACGTCCAGACCGTCGACGGCCGGGCGCTGGCCGGGACTCGGGTCGGGCCGGCCCACCCGCCCGGCCTGTACGGCCGGCCCGGCGACGCCGAGGACGCGCCGCGGGTCGCGCTCAACCTGGCGCCGTCCGTGCCGGACCTTCGGCCGCTCGGCCCGGAGCAGCTGCGCACGGCGCCGGCGCCCTACACGGTCTCGGCCGAGACCTCCCTCCTGCCCTGGCTGCTGACCATGGCCCTCGTCCTCGCCCTGATCGACATGGTGATCGGCCTCGCCCTGCGCGGTTTCCTGCCGGTCGGACGCCGCGTAGTCGGCACGGCCGCCGCGGCCCTCCTGCTCGTCGCGGCCCTGCCGGCCATGGCTATGGACGACGCCCGCGTCCAGGCGGCCGCCAACGGCAACCGGCTCGCCTATGTCGTGACCGGGGTCGGGCCGGTCGACGACCTCAGCCGCGCGGGGATGGAGGGGCTGACGCTTGTGCTCAACCGGCGGACGACGGTCGAGAGCGGCGAGCCGCTCGCGGTCGATCTCGCCGTCGACGACCTCTCGCTCCTGCCCCTGCTCTACTGGCCGGTGCCGCCCGAGGCGCCCGATCTCTCGCCCGAGGTCAAGGAGCGGGTCGTGCGCTACCTGCGCCAGGGCGGCCTGATCCTGTTCGACACCAAGGACGGCAACGTCCTGCTGCCGGGCGCCGACGGTCCCGGCGCGCAGCGCCTGCGCACGCTGCTCGAAGGCGTCGAGCTGCCCGCCCTGGCGCCCGTGCCGGAGGACCACGCCCTGACCCGGTCCTTCTATCTCCTCCAGGACTTTCCCGGCCGCTATGTCGGCGCGCCGGTCTGGCTCGACGCCGGCGAGAGCGGCGTCAATGACGGCGTCGCCTCGGTCATCATCGGCGGCAACGACTGGGCCGGCGCCTGGGCGATCGATTCCTACGGCTCCAGCCTCTATCCCGTCACGCCGGGCGGCGAGCGCCAGCGCGAGATGGCCAGGCGCTTCGGCGTCAACCTCGTGATGTACGCGCTGACCGGCAACTACAAGACGGATCAGGTCCACATCCCCGCCCTCCTGGAGCGGCTCGGCCAATGAGTCTGACCGCGATCGGCTTCGTTCCGCTCATCCCGACCGTGCTGCTCGCGATCCTGGCGGCGCTGGCGCTCGTCGCGACCGCGCTCGGCCTGTGGCTGCGCGCGCGCGGCGTGCTGTGGCGCTTCGCCCTGTTCGCCCTGATCCTGCTGACGCTGTCCGGGCCGGTCCTGACCCAGGAGGAGCGCGATCCGCTCGACGACATCGCCCTGGTCGTGGTCGACCGGTCCTCGAGCATGGCGCTGGCCGATCGCGGCGCCGCGACCGAGGACGCCCTGGCCCAGGTGCGCGAGCGGGTTCGCGCGCTCGGCCATGTCGAGTTGCGCGAGGTCGACCTGCGCGAGCGCGGCGAAGACG
Above is a genomic segment from Geminicoccaceae bacterium SCSIO 64248 containing:
- a CDS encoding DUF4159 domain-containing protein, with protein sequence MLSLGVIGFTQAWLLAGLALLPAIWWLLRTTPPAPRRLRFPALLLLLGLGSREETPARTPLWLLVMRMVLAALLILALAGPVLNPEPRTDGSGPLVLAVDDGWAAAADWPARQEIMQRQAEQAARDGREVVLLATAPDPARPMAERMTAADALARLPDWRPRPWPVDRAAAADAVNGLGLAGADAVWLSDGVADSAEAQDAAGRLADALRGLGGEWRVFAPDAGRQALLLSPPEPSAEILATRLTRPQGGPAATFTVRALGPEGEVLRRQAATFADGATTAEVRFDLPLQLRNRIARLDVEPSRGVGGVVLFDETWRRRVVGLLGAPGGAQPLLSELYYVDRALQPFVEIRTGDVRALLDGEISMAVMPDNAGLDAEERAVLADWIEGGGVLVRFAGPRLAAGEADDDLLPVPLRLGERNLGGVLSWAQPLPLGRFEDGHPLAGLAVPDDVTVRQQVLAQPGPEVIEHSWAELSDGTPLITGARRGDGWTVLVHTTANAAWSNLALSGTFVDMLRRMVELGQGVAGGLQGTLTPIAALDADGRLGDPSGYVQTVDGRALAGTRVGPAHPPGLYGRPGDAEDAPRVALNLAPSVPDLRPLGPEQLRTAPAPYTVSAETSLLPWLLTMALVLALIDMVIGLALRGFLPVGRRVVGTAAAALLLVAALPAMAMDDARVQAAANGNRLAYVVTGVGPVDDLSRAGMEGLTLVLNRRTTVESGEPLAVDLAVDDLSLLPLLYWPVPPEAPDLSPEVKERVVRYLRQGGLILFDTKDGNVLLPGADGPGAQRLRTLLEGVELPALAPVPEDHALTRSFYLLQDFPGRYVGAPVWLDAGESGVNDGVASVIIGGNDWAGAWAIDSYGSSLYPVTPGGERQREMARRFGVNLVMYALTGNYKTDQVHIPALLERLGQ
- a CDS encoding MoxR family ATPase, which encodes MSADQIVTQVEQVVERLGRARDEIRRIIFGQERVIDEALITLLAGGHVLLVGVPGLAKTRLVETLGIVLGLSQKRVQFTPDLMPADILGSEVLEETAEGRRAFRFLPGPVFCQLLMADEINRASPRTQAALLQAMQERHVTVAGQDHRLPAPFHVLATQNPIEQEGTYPLPEAQLDRFLLQVNIDYPAIEAERRIVVETTGSTVARPVPVLSPDELTGAQELARRVPVGDQVIDAIVRIVRAGRPEDSELADLRGQIAWGPGPRASQALMTASRVRCLLDGRLSPSVDDVVALARPVLRHRMALTYAARAEGMTLDHVIDRLCGLVA
- a CDS encoding DUF58 domain-containing protein; the encoded protein is MARAAGGIASVRQRAEPLAERLPPLLVAAEQVAATVAQGVHGRRRVGVGETFWQYRPYRPGDSRTAIDWRQSARSDHVYVRELEWEAAESVWLWADGSANMAYSSDRDLAEKGDRALLILFALAALLVRAGERVALLGDHRRPSSGRAALTQLGNAVLEAGKGDGLPPAPPLPRHCRLVLISDFLRPSEALAERIKSHVAAGVRGHLLQVLDPAEETLPFQGRVRFEAVEGAGELLIGRVEGVREAYVRRLAAHRAALRDLARQVGWTFATHHTDRPPETALLALYTALAIKGTRLGFA
- a CDS encoding CoA pyrophosphatase, translated to MSVPPAGRHESMRARIQRALDGQTRAGPPGGWLNGDEGAALLDREPGRTRTPAAVLLGLIDHPAPDVTTVLLTQRTAHLRDHAGQVAFPGGRVEPEDKGPVDTALREAEEEVGLPPDRVEILGFLPPYDTVTGFRIQPVVGWVRPPEGFRPQPFEVADVFEVPLGFVLDPANHQRRRGMRNGRERTFYVLPYENRYIWGATAGMLVNFARLVGAA
- a CDS encoding DUF1285 domain-containing protein — protein: MTNEAERDQGLRGRQSAQAPAAQAPAAQAPAARGPAQLPRAEAGDCGDLGLAILRDGTWTYRGSPIRRMELVRLFASVLRREGDGSYWMVTPVERGRVPVEDAPFTIVEIRHEGEGPAQAIDMRTNLDDWVALGPEHGLRLDRADADLSIPYVMVRAGLEGRLERAPFYHLVELALPGPRPDVLGVWSRGVFFPLEDGPDESQRA